The DNA region CTTGATATCAGCGTCAGATCCGCTTCTTACTGTGTCGCCTACGCTGAGGCCGTTAGGTGCGAGGATGTATCTCTTTTCGCCGTCTTCATACTGAAGAAGAGCAATGTGAGCTGAACGGTTCGGATCGTATTCGATTGTAAGAACCTTAGCGTCCATCATATCCTTATCACGCTTGAAGTCGATGATACGGTACTTTCTCTTGTTAGCGCCGCCTCTGTGGCGAACTGTGATTCTTCCGTAGCTGTTTCTACCTGATTTATTCTTTAATGGCTCAAGTAAACTCTTCTCCGGAGCAACCTTTGACAACTGTGAGTAATCAGTAACTGTCATCTGACGACGTGAAGGAGTTGTCGGTTTATATGTTTTGATTGCCATTGTATTCACTCCTTAATTAATGCATTTTCGCGGGAGCATTACTCCCATACCATACTCAGATAATTTATTCCTGAGTTCTTTCAAAGTCTGACTTATCAGATCATACCGTCGAAGAATTCAATTGTCTTTGAATCTTCCTTAAGTGTAACGATAGCCTTCTTCCAGTCAGCTGTCTTGCCTACAAATCTGCCTACGCGCTTTGTACGGCCATTGCAGTTTAATGTGTTTACCTTAGCAACCTTAACGTCGAAAAGCTTTTCAACAGCATCTGCAATTTCAATCTTGTTAGCGTTCTTATCAACCTTGAATGTGTACTTTCCTGACTGGAGAGCATCCATACTTCTCTCGGTGATGATAGGCTTGATGATGATATCCTGTGGTGCCTTCATTATGCGTACACCTCCTCGATCTTCTTCACTGCGTCTGTAACAACAATGAACTTGTCGTAGTTTAATATATCGTAAACATTCAGTGTATTAACGAGTGTTGTCTTTACGCCAGGAATGTTTGAAGCACTCTTGATGACCTTCTTGTCAACTTCAGGCATAACTATGAGAGCCTTGCCTTCTACGTTGAGAGCCTTTAACATCTGAACGATTGTCTTTGTCTTGAATTCTTCCATCTTGATTGAATCAAGAACGAGAAGATTTGAATCCTGAAGCTTAACTGATAAAGCTGACTTCATTGCGAGTCTCTTTACCTTCTTGTTAAGAGAATATCTGTAATCTCTTGGCTTAGGACCGATAGCAACACCACCATGAACCCACTGAGGAGCACGGATAGAACCCTGTCTTGCATGACCTGTTCCCTTCTGTCTCCATGGCTTTCTGCCGCCTCCGCGTACTTCTGTACGAGTAAGTGTTGACTGTGTACCCTGACGCTGGTTTGCGAGGTAGTTTACTACCATTGCGTGCATAACAGCTTCGTTTGGCTCAATTCCGAAAATAGCATCGGAAAGCTCAGTTTCTGCAACCTGCTTACCATTCATATCAAATACTGAAACTTTAGACATTATGCTTCCTCCTTTCATTAAGCCTTAACACTATCAACGATGCAAACTATTCCGCCCTTAGGACCCGGAACAGCACCCTTGAGTGCGATAAGATTATTTTCAACGTCGATCTTTACTACTTCAAGATTCTGAACTGTTACCTTTTCAGCACCCATGTGTCCCGGAAGAGCCTTGCCCTTGTAGATACGTGATGGTGATGAACAAGCACCCATAGAACCTGCTTCTCTGTGAACAGGACCTGTACCGTGTGTCATCTTGAGTCTGTGCTGATTGTGACGCTTGATAGCGCCCTGGAAGCCCTTACCTTTGCTTGTACCGCTTACGTCAACTGCGTCGCCTACTGCAAAAACGTCAGCCTTGAGTACATCGCCTACGTTGAGTGCGCTGCAGTCATCGAGTCTGAATTCCTTAAGTGTCTTCTTGCATGCAACGTCAGCCTTCTTGAAGTGACCCTGTAATGGCTTTGTTACGTTCTTGATCTTTACGTCGCCAAATCCGAGCTGAACTGATTCATAACCGTCGTTTTCAACAGTCTTCTTCTGAACAACTACGCATGGACCGGCTTCGATTACTGTTACAGGAACAACTTTTCCTGTTTCGTCGAAAATCTGTGTCATGCCGATTTTCTTACCGATCATTGATTTCTGCATTTCTAATTCCTCCTAAAGTTATTGGTTGACTTTCGTCAACATGACTTCGGCGTTTCTTCACGAAATTACTTTTCGCTCATTTCGATGAGTACGCCAGCCGGGATCTCGAGGTTACCGAGAGTCTCCATTGTTTTGTTTGTCGGTCTGATGATGTCGATAAGTCTCTTGTGAGTTCTCATTTCGAACTGCTCACGGCTATCCTTGTACTTGTGTACAGCACGAAGAATAGTAACTATCTCCTTATCAGTCGGCAGCGGGATAGGTCCTGAAACTCTTGCTCCGCTTCTCTTAGCAGCGTCAACTATCTTTGCGGCTGCTGCGTCAACTACAGCATGTTCATAACCCTTGATCTTGATTCTGATCTTTTCCTTTTCAGCCATGGTTTTCGCCTCCTTATAGAATTTACGATGGGGGCATTGCTTTCATTCGTAACACTTAGCCGTGTGTATCGTCCTTGGATTATATAAAAAAGTCTGCGAACAGTATTAGTTCCCAGACTTTGTAACACAACACACGAACAGACAGTCCTCACGCATACGCAACCCGCAGTAACACGGAGGAAAATCTTATCACACACAGTGTTCGTTATTACAATCGCCCGGTTTAAAATCGGACATACTCCACGAAAATTCCCTGTCATACCGACAGCAACCTTTCGCTTCATCGCATATCATCTGCAGTCGTTCAGACTGCTCTTCTATTATATCATAGTAACAAATTTTAATCAAGTTTTTTTACACTTTCAATTGTAAATTTTTTGTGAACAAATTTATTTTTCGATCATTTTCCAATCGTAACACCATAAATTTCCAATAGTGCCAGGCATGCTGCTTATCATGTCTGGTGTTTTCACTATTAATATAGTATCATGTAAAGATCTCTGTTTCGATATCGTAACTTATCTCATCTTTCATAAAATCGAGCATTTCTTCAGGAGATTCGTAAAAGCCATCAGCATACGCTTCGACATCCGAGTCAACCGCATTGTATATTACAGCATCATATGGCGTGATAATACCATCAACATATATTGCCGATGATACCTTATCAAAAACCTCGTACTGTTCCTGTCCTCCCAGAACCTCAGCACCTTTATGTTTTCCTGAAACGATAATGTTCTGCATTGCCTTTTTGTTTGACATAAACTCATCATTTTCAAGCGAATAGGTTTCAATGGCTTTTATATCCGCAGTAAAGAAATCAATAAACTCCTTTGCTTTTGCACGGTTATCGCATCTTCCAGCTACCGCAAGCCATGTGCCTCCCCAGTAGTAGTCAGAAGGACCAGCGACGCACTTCCACTTACCATTGGTTCCGTAATCTGAAAGAATCATGTCGATACCCCATGACGATAAAAAGAAGCCCATAACTTCATCTGTATCGGCCAGTCCGAACCAGGTATCTGTCCACTGATGATCGTGCGTTATATATTCATTGTCATAAAGCTTTTTGGCAAAGCCGGCATATTCAAGAATGAAATCATCCCCGGTAAATTCTTCGCCAAGCATCCACGGTAAGGTTCTTCCAGCTGAATAAGCATGCCATACTCCCTGAAGTGTTGCTGAAAGTGCCGGACCACCTGAAGCTTTCAGTTCTTCTGCCGTTTTTAAAAAGCTGTCCCAGTTTTTCACCTTTTCACCCATCTCAGAAGGTGATCTGACACCAAGATATTTTTTCGCAAGATCTTCCCTGTAGCAGAAAGTACCCGGACATGCCTGCCATGAAACAGCCTTAAGTTCTCCGGTTGCAGTTGAGCGTCCTGTGTCAACAGTATAACTGTAAAGATCAGAGAAATCAGAGTCGTCGTATCCCAGTTCCCTAAGAGGAACTGTCACCGAGTCATCATTTAAAAATTCGTACCCCCAGTCCGGTTCCAGAAAAATAATGTCTGCTTCGTTAGCCGGATCATTATTCAGATAATCTCTGTAGTATTCCGCTGCCTGATATCCTCCGGTGTTAAAGCTCTTAATAACTATCTGCGATGGATCAGTTCCGGTTTCCCTGCAGAAAAAGTCGGCCATCGGCCGGCTGTTATCTTCATTCCAGCACAGGATCGTTACCGGTTTACCCGTATCGGATGCAGTATTTTTTTTGTCAAGCAGTCCCATTGCACCGTATCCCGCTGCTATTCCAGCAGCAAAAACGGCAGAGATCATAAGAAATTTTTTTCCTTTATTATTCATCATATTCTCCTCCGGTCATAAGCAGTATCCTTTCGGCTGCATTTTACCCGATTATTTTATCATATTTCAGATTTAAATGCAATCTCATATTACATACAATTCACGGCATACATTAAATTCCGATGATAAAACAGACGAGGAAACCTCATAAAACAGTTCCGGCCGGATCTTCTGCAAAGCCGGATTTCCGGTCTGCAGAGCACCTTTAAAAATAATCAGTTTCAAGTCATTTTAGGTTTTCATTTTCGTTTATAATGTATAGTGCAAATTGCATTATTTCTTTTTTTCAGTTACAATATAATAGTATTACGTGAAACTTCCGGCTGCACTGCACCGGTTACTTTATCTTATTAAGCATTTAAATTCAATCCAGGATCAGCAGCGGCTCTCTGCAGTGATCCTGACCTGATGGAGCAGATCTGGTCATGCGAGAGGAAGCACCAAACTAACTACCAGTATTCACTAATCGAAGCAGATGATGTGTATATAAAAGATGAAAGTGCTGTAATAAAAAATTGCACTCTTTCAA from Ruminococcus sp. HUN007 includes:
- the rplD gene encoding 50S ribosomal protein L4, yielding MSKVSVFDMNGKQVAETELSDAIFGIEPNEAVMHAMVVNYLANQRQGTQSTLTRTEVRGGGRKPWRQKGTGHARQGSIRAPQWVHGGVAIGPKPRDYRYSLNKKVKRLAMKSALSVKLQDSNLLVLDSIKMEEFKTKTIVQMLKALNVEGKALIVMPEVDKKVIKSASNIPGVKTTLVNTLNVYDILNYDKFIVVTDAVKKIEEVYA
- the rplC gene encoding 50S ribosomal protein L3; the encoded protein is MQKSMIGKKIGMTQIFDETGKVVPVTVIEAGPCVVVQKKTVENDGYESVQLGFGDVKIKNVTKPLQGHFKKADVACKKTLKEFRLDDCSALNVGDVLKADVFAVGDAVDVSGTSKGKGFQGAIKRHNQHRLKMTHGTGPVHREAGSMGACSSPSRIYKGKALPGHMGAEKVTVQNLEVVKIDVENNLIALKGAVPGPKGGIVCIVDSVKA
- the rplW gene encoding 50S ribosomal protein L23; translation: MKAPQDIIIKPIITERSMDALQSGKYTFKVDKNANKIEIADAVEKLFDVKVAKVNTLNCNGRTKRVGRFVGKTADWKKAIVTLKEDSKTIEFFDGMI
- the rpsJ gene encoding 30S ribosomal protein S10 yields the protein MAEKEKIRIKIKGYEHAVVDAAAAKIVDAAKRSGARVSGPIPLPTDKEIVTILRAVHKYKDSREQFEMRTHKRLIDIIRPTNKTMETLGNLEIPAGVLIEMSEK
- a CDS encoding ABC transporter substrate-binding protein, whose product is MMNNKGKKFLMISAVFAAGIAAGYGAMGLLDKKNTASDTGKPVTILCWNEDNSRPMADFFCRETGTDPSQIVIKSFNTGGYQAAEYYRDYLNNDPANEADIIFLEPDWGYEFLNDDSVTVPLRELGYDDSDFSDLYSYTVDTGRSTATGELKAVSWQACPGTFCYREDLAKKYLGVRSPSEMGEKVKNWDSFLKTAEELKASGGPALSATLQGVWHAYSAGRTLPWMLGEEFTGDDFILEYAGFAKKLYDNEYITHDHQWTDTWFGLADTDEVMGFFLSSWGIDMILSDYGTNGKWKCVAGPSDYYWGGTWLAVAGRCDNRAKAKEFIDFFTADIKAIETYSLENDEFMSNKKAMQNIIVSGKHKGAEVLGGQEQYEVFDKVSSAIYVDGIITPYDAVIYNAVDSDVEAYADGFYESPEEMLDFMKDEISYDIETEIFT